The following nucleotide sequence is from Myxocyprinus asiaticus isolate MX2 ecotype Aquarium Trade chromosome 21, UBuf_Myxa_2, whole genome shotgun sequence.
gttttttgtattattatttaacctAGGTATCTACATAACTACCTTTATATATTGTGTGATTATGTAAAATTTAGGTAATTTGCCCGATGCTCTGTTTACAAATGAAGAAAGCCATAGGTCAGTGGTAGTGGCTTATCTGCGTGTGTGACTAAACTGCAGAATCAGCACAAACAGTCCTCACTACAGTAGAGTACTATAAAAGAGTAGAGTGAAGAGCTCAGGACTTCTGTCTTGTGCTTGACACTCAACTCAAGAGGACAATGAAGACACTAACATACATTTTTGTTCTCTGTTGTGGCCTCACTGGCCTGGCACTGTCTGGTTACTactaaatgtaagcgcagcgtagttctagcgggaagactaacagctgtacatcatcgcaccattagctaggtaaggcctagccaatcacatgtaagccattgctttataagtctgctcacattctatcacattgctgtttcatttgtgctaacacagcaacctccaccaccccaccaccaccagtcgagtcccgtcctgcacaggggtaggctcctcgcacctgcctcctatctctggcaggatatgatggttccgagtacaacttcttcggaccgccagacggggcttgagagacattacattttctgttttattttcatcaaataattgtcatcttgaatttcactcaagtctgcaagtcttcctgatagaacaatATATACTAACACTAACAATGTAGCTTAAACATACTGAGGTTATCtagttaattaaaaacaaaatgaagaaacACGGCTTATTATGACTGCTTCTACAATTTTTATTCTACTTCTGTACCTTTGAATACTTGTTCTTTGATCAATATATTATTTGTGGGTCCATCAGTTTCAGTTTGAAACTATAATTTTATAATCAATGAAAAGTGTCCTTTATGTATGCAATGAGTcttaaaaaatctttgtcttcTCATATCAACAGCAGAGCCAGACCAAAAGTGTTTGAGGGGGAAGGTCATGACTTTCCCTGAACTGACCACCAAAAGCTATGCTCAGCTTTACCCAAATGGAATAATGGATCTGTCTGCAGCCTCTGTGTGTTTGAGATTCTACACCGATCAAGAGAGTTCCATTCCATGCCTGTTTTCTCTGGCCGAAAAAGCCCAACCTAATGACTTTTCTATATTACAGTCAGCAAACAAAAATTACCAGTTGTTCATTCATAATGTTCGTGCAGAATTTAAAGGGCTGCCATACCATCTGAATCAGTGGAACTCGGTGTGTGCATCTTGGGATTCCAAAACTGGTCTTGCTCAGATGTTTGTCAGTCATGAAAGCAGCATTAGGAAGGTTTTGGGCCCTAAGCAACATTTGAAAGGAGAACCTTATGTGGTCAGTGTCAGACCACATTTGATGGAGGGTTAAGCCAAGACCATACTTTCACTGGTTTCATATCAGATGTGCACGTGCATAGCACAGTCCTAACCCCCATCAGATTAAGTTCTACATGGAGGGAAGCTCAGGCTCAGGAAAGAGGGGCACATATAAACTGGGAGATTACATTAATTGGCACGATCTTAAGCACACAATTGTTGGGTCTGCTCTAGTGGAAGAAAAGCAGCATGTAACCTTTCATTTCAACGAAGAGGAAAATAAGAATTAGTGTGCTGCTGTGCTGCATTATAACTGACATTGATATGTCATCAGATGCTAAAAAAACATCTTGCAAATGAACTGTGCTGTTTCCAATATTGACCAAACAATTAACAGTTAAACAGGGACAGACTGGAGTAAGCTTTACATTTTGAGAGTTCAATGACCATGCTGAGTAAAGTTGAAAAAGTGTTCTGATCCATGAAACTTCTGTAGACTTGTAGGTATACCCTTCAACTCCACTTCCATCATTTGGGCAATCAAatcaaattctgtcataatttactcaccttaatgtcgTTTAAAACAAGTTTGAATAACATAGTataactttcttttgtggaatgcataggagatgttaggcagcataaatatctcagtcaccattcactttcattgcatcttttttttttttttttttttttatacaatgaacaTGAATGGTGAATCATCCTacttaaaatctccttttgtgtttcacatattTTTGTTAGTTACTTTAAAGAGGTGAGTGATAGCATTTCCCTCTTGTAGAATGACCCACCTTTATTTATTGCACGTTCTGTATGTGTTTAATCAGAAATGTTTCCCATCTTGgattttcaaaaaaactttttgaaatttcAGCAGATTCCTCAGCTGTTATTAAGGTAGATTTGCtgtattttaaatcaaattaaactcTTCAAATATTGATCTATGAATGTATGCGCCCTCCCAGACATGCACGTAACTGGTAATTTACAAAGGCTTTCAGTGTGCATAGCTTTAGGGACTGTAAAGAGTATAAAATAATACTATAACATAAGCATTGAGAGAGAGACCAGTGTGGTTCATATTGGTGTGTAGAGTCAGGTGCCTGGCTCAGATGCCTCAGGCATGTGGGGTCCTCACACACACTGGCAAGGGTGAATGGCTATCttttaacatggcagcctccaacACCTCATTCCTGCTGCTGCCACAACCTTCCAATAATGAACACCCACCTCATGCAAGTCTGATTAGTGTCTTGAGGCAAAGTTTATGCGTGAAAATGTGGGGGACAATATTTATGAGCAAGAAGGTTGCTTTTCTTTGATATGTGTCTGGTATGTTGAGTGTTTAGGTTGTAGAGAGAACTGATAAGGAGTGAGTATTTGAGAGTGCAAGTGTTGATTAACAGTGAGTGAGGGACTATTTTGGTGAAAGTCCTAAAGTGAAACTTTTGATATGTCTCATGGCAGGAATTTCTGTAGGctgctcaatatatatatatatatatataaaaaaaaagtagggATAAGGCTACTCTCACCTTAAGTCTACCCCTGCAGCTgtgtaggggagaccagggctagttgtcacatgggaaaGCTGTGACAAGGGCTATGTGTCAGTAACTATGAGGTATTGAGCCAAAagtcaattacacaaatgtgttttctcttgcAGTCACTATGTCAGTAACACCtacttcaaaaccctcttaatttttttttcatgaattctGTCCTTCAAAGTACATTTTCACAATCATTATATTTTAGCCATAGCTGTTACTTAAACAAGTGAACATAATAAAACCACACagcttaaattaaaaaaagggtGAACTATATATTATAGTTCTCAactttatactgtacatattgttCTCAGGGCGATGGTCCATTTCTTAAATGTCAGGACGAAGGAAGTTCTCACAAGTGCTTAAAaagttatacatttatataatgtatTAGCCTAACAACAATATTAGTTGGCCAAGACAATGGTTTGATACTGTTGTGTTACCTTTAAAATGTTTGCTGTTTCAATGTTTTTCATAATTGTTTACTGTTAAAATTTGTTGAAAAGCCTATAATATGCTGTTTAATTGCACGTTCCCATTATGACAACTTACCTCctattctgctgctgaaattggtctgtacttACTGAAAATTGaaccactgcctccagtggccgaagctggaagtgttgttgaccagtttctaggtgaaatgtccacagggtggcaccaaaagcaagtcgtagttttagttgtaaattatgtaatatagtCAACGGTAATTCAAGAGATGGAGAATGGCACATGTATTCAGCAGAACTGGGTTGATTTCacggtacatgaacattcggaagaaGCATATCGATTTCCTATGATCATGTTGACAAATTTTTCAATGAACtaaatcttttttttcccccaataaaTAATGGTGGACATCTTCAAAGCTTTTTTGTTGCCAAGATTTAAAGTCCCCGTGTGGTGCCTTAATGAGCGCAGTTTTCTTTGACCTGTTGACGTATTTCCAACTGAAACATGAAGTTGAGATGGGACTTGTCGAACAgcttgtacatttaaaaaaaatagccagTAGCCTTTAGTTTGCATCTCAACCCCCGGCAaagccacatacacacacatacccctGCTGCTTCTCATGCCAGAGCCGATGGTTAGCCGAGGAAACTGAGAAGCGATCTCAATAGTGTCCAACTGTTTTTCCAGTGACTTGAGAACCAAACAATTATCTAACTGACCACATTACcacaatatataaatgttttaaatcacaatacaaaaaaacataaagaaTAAAGTATACTTACTTGGGCTGTACATCCAAAAAGAAACCTCAGAAAAACGCctgcattaaacataaataaactCCAAcccaactcaactcaactcacttttattgtcactacaCCATTACACAAGTGAAATTATGTGTGAAAAGTACACTCAACAGAAtaacaatgtacagaataacaatatgacaatgtacagaataacaatgtacacaataacattataacagtgtacagaataacaatatacagaatgacaattaacaatatacagaataacaatataacactatacataataacaatataacaCTATACAGAATAACAATACACAGATACACCAGCCACTTTCCTCACAACCAGCGCCCGTGTGAGCGTTCTAATCAAAAGTGATCATCCTTATGCCCTATTCCCATAGAAGACAATTACCCACCACTCTGAGAGCttcagagggctgaaaggtgataacggtcagtcagagatcactttttaagtgattcttCTTGTAAATTCTGTTTAGGAcaaccctacagcatggattgtgcttcCTTCGAAGTGCCCAGTGAAGGCATCATCAGCACAGGTGAcaacacagccatgtgcactgATCAGATTTAGGGGGAGGGTGTGTTTCTGTTCTACAAagaatttgattggacaacaTTTCTCAACCTCTATGTGATATTATGGATGTCCCTGAGTCGTTTTAGGCCGGAAGAGAAAGACTGCTAATGTGAAGTAACCTTAAAGTGAATAGATATGAactaaaagcagcataaatgtaactTTAAAGTATGTGCCTATACCCTCGTGCGACCCTGTGTCCACATGCATGGATGCTGTaatttggcttcactatacgcaatgcatatttttttttatttttttttatttaagccaACTGATCTCAGCTCAGAAAACTctaggctgtcagtaaagggttaaactttcgaggcatggagtcatgtgacaaaacaacatggcactggtcaaaagaatagagtctctagtttaatccgatatgacatttttttaatttgagcgATTTTTCGCAAAACACCACACTGCTAAACATAATGTACACCATAGTTGACAACAGAactaggttttcattagaaatcctatattcactgtgcattttcacattaagaaaaacattttgctttcagaagctttatatagaattagaatgaaaataaggtgcattttgtgctgttctgagaccagcgcagacagacagcacactagagtttaagtcattcactaaatagggagcaagggagcatcctatagcttttctatgaagccaagtgcattaaatccaaacttcctatcaaaagttcagttttagactgcagattatgtttggaccacttaacatgtttggcagacgtGGGACAATGGTTATCAGTACAAAGATGcagaatttatcatgtataatttgattttaacatggttgacagtgatcagaatcagaatcagctttattgccaagtatgcttacacatacaaggaatttgtcttggtgacaggagcttccagtgtacaacaatacaaaaacaatacaaaaacagcagcaagacatagataataataaaaaataaaaatagttatacacatatgtacatacacacacagacacacacatacatacatacacacatacacatacgtagtgcaatctattacaaatctgttatctgttaggtacagtgcaaatacaaatctgttatgtacagtgcaaatgtttctttttttttttttcagaggaatgaaatggcagaagaggttggttgtgttggataaatataaaaaaagactaaaatgtgtactgcacatagttattgctcaatggggcaatttatctgttcatgagatggatagcctgagggaagaaactgttcctgtgcctgacggttctggtgctcagagctctgaagcatcggccagaaggcaacagttcaaaaaggtagtgggcagggtgagtggggtccagagtgagttttccagcctttttcctcactctggaagtgtatagttcttgaagtgggggggcagggggcaaccaataatcctctcagcagtccgaattgtcatttgtagtcttctgatgtctgatttcctagctcaaccaaaccagacagttattgaagtgcagaggacagactcaatgaacgctgagtagaactgtatcagcagcgcctgtggcaggttgaacttcctcagctggcgaaggaagtacaacctctgctgggcctttttcacaatggagtcaatgtgtgtctcccacttcaggtcctgtgagatggtagtgcccaagaacctgaatgaatccactgctgccacagtgctgtttagaatggtgaggggggtcagtgttggggtgttcctcctaaagtccacaatcatctccaccgttctaagcgtgttcagctcaaggttgttttgactgcaccagacagccagctgttcagcctcgcttctgtatgcagactcatcgtcatctcggatgaggccgatggcagtggtgtcgtctgcaaacttcaggagcttgacagaggggtccttggcgattcagtcattggtgtagagggagaagagtagtggggagagcacacatccctgggtggaaccagtgctgattgtacaggtgctggaagtgagtttcccctgtctcacaagctgctgcctatccgtcagaaagctggtaatccactgacagataggcatgggaacagagagttggtgtaatttattctggagtatagctgggatgatggtgttgaaagctgaagtgaagtccacaaaaaggatccttgcatatgtccctggtctgtccagatgttgcaggatatgatgcaatcccattgactgcatcatccacagacctgtttgctcgataagcaaattgaaggggatctagaaagggtccagtaggaagtcctagtaggaatgcacatatcctcacagaaactgatatatgatgtaacagtatctgtgagcttgtccaggtctgtggctgcagccttaaaaacactccaatccgtgcaatcgaagcaggcttgtagttcccgctctgcttcattagtccatatctttacagtccttactactggcttggttgattttaatttctgcctgtaggttggaagaagatgaaccagacagtgatcaaagagacccaaagctgctctagggacagagcaatatgcatcctttattgttgtgtagcaatgatccagtatgttcctgtctctggtggggcatgtaatgtgctgtttgtatttgggcagttcacgtgtttgatttgctttgttaaaatccccaagaataataataactgagtccgggtattattgttccgtgtctgtgatttgatcagccagctgttgcagcgccgcattcaaacacgcatttggcatgatatacacactatatatagACCATAATAAACGAGGAAAACGcccatggcgagtagaaaggcttacagttaataaagagcgcttccaaattaggacagcacatcctctttaacgttgttacatctgtacaccaactttcattaatgtaaaagcatgttccaccgcctctcgttttccccgttaactctgctatgcgatccgctctgaacagctggaagcccgacagatgtaacgtgctgtctgg
It contains:
- the apcs gene encoding LOW QUALITY PROTEIN: amyloid P component, serum (The sequence of the model RefSeq protein was modified relative to this genomic sequence to represent the inferred CDS: inserted 2 bases in 2 codons), coding for MKTLTYIFVLCCGLTGLALSEPDQKCLRGKVMTFPELTTKSYAQLYPNGIMDLSAASVCLRFYTDQESSIPCLFSLAEKAQPNDFSILQSANKNYQLFIHNVRAEFKGLPYHLNQWNSVCASWDSKTGLAQMFVSHESSIRKVLGPKQHLKGEPXCGQCQTTFDGGLSQDHTFTGFISDVHVHSTVLTXHQIKFYMEGSSGSGKRGTYKLGDYINWHDLKHTIVGSALVEEKQHVTFHFNEEENKN